In one Clostridia bacterium genomic region, the following are encoded:
- the hybB gene encoding Ni/Fe-hydrogenase cytochrome b subunit, with the protein MKFKLTFWKFVFAVIMALGTYALFVRFTQGLGASTNLTDQFPWGIWIGFDVLCGVMLAAGGFTLTAAVHIFNIKRLHAIVRPTVLTAFLGYALVSIALVIDLGRPYRIWHPLVMRNPHSVMFEVAYCVMLYLAVLSLEFSPVVLERFKLEKPLKYIKAALIPLVILGVILSTLHQSSLGTLYLIMPTKLHPFWYSPLLPVYFFISAIAVGLAMTIFESSISSKVFGRALELPILRELGRVMMVVLGVYGILRFEDLFHRGVLKLTLVPSYEMYLFWLEIALALVLPLVLLCIRKVRMSAGGLYLSAVLVVLGFITNRLNVSITGMETSAGQHYIPKWTEYSITAAIVAVGFALFGLAVKYLPIFEDTEHAPEEANAKAIAAAATAMSHAGK; encoded by the coding sequence ATGAAGTTCAAGCTCACATTCTGGAAATTCGTCTTCGCCGTAATCATGGCGCTTGGGACCTATGCGCTGTTCGTGCGTTTCACGCAGGGGCTAGGGGCGTCCACAAACCTGACCGACCAGTTCCCCTGGGGCATCTGGATTGGCTTCGACGTGCTCTGCGGAGTAATGCTGGCGGCTGGCGGATTCACCCTCACGGCCGCCGTGCACATCTTCAACATCAAGCGGCTGCACGCCATCGTGCGGCCCACGGTGCTGACGGCGTTCCTGGGCTACGCGCTGGTCTCGATCGCGCTCGTGATCGACCTCGGCCGCCCGTATCGCATTTGGCATCCGCTGGTCATGCGAAACCCACATTCGGTGATGTTTGAAGTTGCGTACTGCGTGATGCTGTACTTGGCAGTATTATCGCTGGAATTCTCTCCAGTGGTGCTGGAGCGCTTCAAACTCGAAAAGCCGCTGAAATACATCAAGGCGGCGCTCATTCCGCTGGTCATCCTGGGCGTCATCCTTTCGACGCTGCACCAGTCTTCGCTCGGCACGCTTTACCTGATCATGCCTACGAAGCTGCATCCCTTCTGGTACAGCCCGCTGCTGCCGGTCTACTTCTTCATCTCGGCCATTGCTGTCGGACTCGCAATGACGATCTTCGAGTCTTCGATCAGCTCGAAAGTTTTTGGCCGGGCGCTGGAGTTGCCGATCCTGAGGGAACTGGGTCGCGTCATGATGGTGGTGCTGGGGGTTTACGGCATCCTGCGATTTGAGGATTTGTTCCATCGCGGCGTGTTGAAGCTTACACTGGTGCCGTCGTATGAAATGTATCTGTTCTGGCTTGAGATCGCACTAGCGCTGGTGCTACCGCTAGTGCTGCTTTGCATCCGAAAGGTGCGGATGTCGGCTGGTGGACTCTACCTGTCGGCCGTATTGGTGGTGCTTGGGTTCATCACGAATCGTCTGAACGTGAGCATTACCGGCATGGAAACCTCAGCCGGACAGCACTACATTCCAAAGTGGACCGAGTACTCGATTACTGCGGCGATCGTTGCCGTGGGATTTGCGCTCTTCGGACTGGCAGTGAAGTATCTGCCGATCTTCGAAGACACTGAACACGCGCCGGAGGAGGCGAACGCAAAAGCGATCGCAGCCGCCGCAACAGCGATGAGCCATGCCGGAAAATGA
- a CDS encoding ATP-binding protein → MSNASSPSETSDAACRVGKDAAASFRHGKFHDIWSFPWRSVSGKLIALLMVTMLVTFGVLGWLNIRLHRKHLEATTLAAADQMGDVIKRSTSYYMMRNDRYALYEMMSTMADEPGVERLRIINQEGRISFSTDPVEVSTQVDKSAEACYACHTQAQPLTRLDRPDRFRIYRGNNERVMAIITPIENEPACSNAACHAHPASQRILGVLDTHHSLAKADAGVAEGSRMMLLYTAVAMCLIAGLSWLFVLKVVHEPLGQLRRGTERLAKGELGHQIEVGSKDEVGILASSFNDMSKQLLDSRQEVTAWARTLEDRVEQKTSELRRAHDQMLQVEKMVAIGKMAAVVAHEINNPLSGILTYAKLMKKWITRGVTTAEKKKEVNDCLDLVASESRRCGDLVRNLLTFSRTSPMNLGKSDLSLIVDRVVRLVQHKVEMTAIQFEVTVAEKLPLVYCDAAQIEQVLLALVMNAIDAMPHGGNLWLAARLLPSNEVQLEVRDDGMGIPPELLSKLFEPFNTTKDVGKGVGLGLAISKGIVDRHGGRIDVESVLGHGTTFRIVLPIEPASAPIAKHADMALKN, encoded by the coding sequence ATGTCGAACGCGTCCTCGCCTTCCGAGACGAGCGACGCAGCCTGCCGCGTCGGGAAAGACGCAGCGGCCTCGTTTCGCCACGGGAAATTCCACGATATCTGGAGTTTCCCTTGGCGAAGTGTGAGCGGCAAACTGATTGCCCTTCTCATGGTGACGATGTTGGTCACCTTCGGCGTACTCGGATGGTTGAATATTCGCCTGCATCGCAAGCACCTGGAAGCGACAACGCTTGCAGCCGCCGACCAAATGGGCGATGTGATCAAGCGCAGCACGTCGTACTACATGATGCGCAATGATCGTTATGCGCTCTATGAAATGATGAGTACCATGGCTGACGAACCAGGCGTGGAGCGCCTGCGCATCATCAACCAGGAGGGACGTATCAGTTTCTCCACCGACCCGGTGGAAGTAAGCACGCAGGTCGATAAGAGCGCAGAGGCCTGTTATGCCTGCCACACTCAAGCGCAGCCACTCACTCGCTTAGACCGTCCCGACCGCTTCCGTATATACCGCGGAAACAACGAACGCGTCATGGCAATCATTACGCCGATCGAGAATGAACCAGCTTGCTCGAACGCTGCCTGCCATGCGCATCCCGCGAGCCAGCGCATTCTTGGCGTCTTGGATACGCATCACTCCCTCGCAAAGGCCGATGCCGGTGTTGCTGAGGGAAGCCGAATGATGCTGCTCTACACCGCAGTCGCCATGTGCCTGATAGCGGGACTGAGCTGGTTATTCGTGTTGAAGGTCGTCCATGAGCCACTCGGACAACTGCGTCGCGGCACCGAAAGACTCGCTAAGGGAGAGCTTGGACATCAGATTGAGGTAGGCTCTAAAGATGAGGTCGGAATACTCGCGTCCTCGTTCAACGACATGAGCAAGCAACTGCTTGATTCCCGCCAGGAAGTAACTGCCTGGGCGCGTACCCTGGAAGATCGCGTTGAACAAAAAACCAGCGAACTGCGGCGCGCTCACGACCAGATGTTGCAGGTCGAGAAAATGGTTGCGATAGGAAAGATGGCGGCCGTGGTCGCACACGAGATCAACAATCCACTGTCTGGGATCCTGACCTACGCCAAGCTCATGAAGAAGTGGATCACGCGTGGCGTGACAACCGCAGAGAAGAAGAAGGAAGTCAATGACTGCCTCGACCTGGTGGCAAGCGAAAGCCGTCGTTGCGGTGATCTTGTAAGAAACCTGCTCACTTTCTCGCGGACATCTCCCATGAACCTGGGGAAATCGGATCTGAGCCTTATCGTCGACCGCGTAGTGCGACTGGTGCAACACAAGGTCGAGATGACGGCGATTCAATTTGAAGTGACCGTCGCCGAGAAATTGCCGCTCGTCTACTGCGACGCTGCGCAGATCGAACAGGTACTGCTGGCGCTGGTGATGAACGCGATTGATGCCATGCCGCACGGCGGAAATTTGTGGCTAGCGGCCCGGCTTCTGCCGAGCAATGAAGTTCAGCTCGAAGTGCGCGATGATGGCATGGGTATCCCGCCGGAGTTGCTCTCCAAATTGTTCGAGCCCTTCAATACCACCAAGGATGTTGGCAAAGGCGTGGGTCTTGGGCTCGCGATTAGCAAGGGCATCGTCGATCGTCACGGCGGGCGTATCGACGTCGAATCCGTGCTGGGACACGGAACAACCTTCCGCATAGTGCTGCCGATCGAGCCCGCCAGTGCACCTATTGCCAAGCACGCGGACATGGCCCTGAAGAATTGA
- a CDS encoding 4Fe-4S dicluster domain-containing protein, whose translation MSKALLYDATLCVGCKACEGACAEQNKLPYDETIAAEQVQSDHKFTVVLNKNEKYMRRLCMHCQDPACASVCPVGALHKTAAGPVVYEEDRCMGCRYCMAACPFGVPKYEWSKVLPKVQKCVMCPDRVAAGRPTACTEACPTGATKFGEREELIQEARDRIRQNPSNYVPHVFGIEEVGGTSVLILSGVAFEEFGLKPNELPKDPLPLYTYRVLSRIPDFVPLGGMVLGGVWWITHRREEVAAAEAAEKKEDRGGSR comes from the coding sequence ATGAGTAAGGCACTTTTGTACGACGCCACTTTATGCGTCGGTTGCAAGGCATGTGAGGGGGCTTGTGCGGAACAGAACAAGCTGCCTTATGACGAGACGATCGCCGCCGAACAGGTCCAATCGGACCACAAGTTCACGGTGGTATTGAATAAAAACGAAAAGTATATGCGCCGTTTGTGCATGCACTGCCAGGACCCTGCATGCGCTTCGGTCTGCCCCGTAGGTGCGCTGCATAAGACCGCTGCGGGGCCGGTTGTCTACGAAGAAGACCGCTGCATGGGATGTCGCTATTGCATGGCGGCTTGCCCGTTTGGTGTTCCCAAGTACGAGTGGTCGAAGGTTCTTCCCAAGGTTCAGAAGTGCGTTATGTGTCCGGACCGCGTGGCGGCCGGTAGGCCGACCGCATGCACTGAAGCGTGCCCGACGGGCGCGACCAAATTCGGCGAACGCGAAGAGTTGATACAGGAAGCTCGTGACCGAATCCGTCAGAATCCCTCGAACTATGTTCCGCACGTCTTCGGAATTGAAGAGGTTGGCGGCACATCCGTATTGATTCTCTCCGGCGTAGCTTTCGAAGAATTCGGACTGAAGCCGAATGAACTGCCTAAAGATCCGCTTCCTTTATATACGTACCGCGTCCTTTCTCGCATTCCCGACTTCGTTCCGCTGGGCGGAATGGTGCTCGGCGGCGTGTGGTGGATCACCCATCGTCGCGAAGAAGTAGCTGCTGCCGAAGCAGCGGAGAAGAAGGAAGACCGGGGAGGTTCGCGATGA